The proteins below are encoded in one region of Micromonospora pisi:
- a CDS encoding L-dopachrome tautomerase-related protein produces the protein MSDRLASDEPMGDLEVVATFTGPMPTGVSVSHTGRIFVNFPKWGDQVTATVAEVRNGETHPYPDQAWNSPSGDDDPEAFVSVQSIVVDPADRLWVLDTGSPMLQPTRPGGPKLVRVDLDTNKVAQRIVFPADVALPTTYLNDVRFDLRRGPAGTAFITDSAASSGENAIIVVDLASGEAWRRLRNHPSTKAEPLSDFRPLVEGREFMKRPADGPPAPVDMGSDGIAISADGSRLYYCPLASRRLHSVSVDALVDRNLDDAQVAATVVDEGDRGSAGDGLESDDAGRIYLTAYEHNAILRRHPDGHLETVAHDPRMLWPDTMSVATDGHLYFTANQLHRQPDYQGGVDRRQRPYLLFRVPIDAGPVLLR, from the coding sequence ATGAGCGACCGGTTGGCCAGCGACGAGCCCATGGGCGACCTGGAGGTGGTGGCGACCTTCACCGGCCCGATGCCGACCGGAGTGAGCGTCTCGCACACCGGCCGGATCTTCGTCAACTTCCCCAAGTGGGGCGACCAGGTCACCGCCACCGTCGCGGAGGTCCGGAACGGGGAGACCCACCCCTACCCGGACCAGGCGTGGAACAGCCCCTCCGGGGACGACGATCCGGAGGCGTTCGTCTCGGTGCAGAGCATCGTGGTCGACCCGGCGGACCGCCTCTGGGTGCTCGACACCGGCAGCCCCATGCTCCAACCCACCCGGCCCGGAGGTCCGAAACTCGTCCGGGTCGACCTGGACACGAACAAGGTCGCCCAGCGGATCGTCTTCCCCGCCGACGTGGCGCTGCCCACCACCTACCTCAACGACGTCCGGTTCGACCTGCGGCGCGGCCCCGCCGGCACCGCCTTCATCACCGACTCCGCCGCATCCAGCGGGGAGAACGCCATCATCGTGGTCGACCTGGCCAGTGGTGAGGCGTGGCGCCGCCTGCGCAACCACCCCTCCACCAAGGCCGAGCCCCTTTCCGACTTCCGTCCCCTGGTGGAGGGGCGTGAGTTCATGAAACGCCCGGCCGACGGTCCGCCGGCGCCGGTCGACATGGGCTCGGACGGAATTGCCATCTCGGCCGACGGCAGCCGGCTCTACTACTGCCCGCTCGCCTCCCGCCGGCTGCACAGCGTCTCGGTCGACGCCCTGGTCGACCGGAACCTCGACGACGCCCAGGTCGCCGCGACGGTGGTCGACGAGGGCGACCGGGGCAGCGCCGGCGACGGGCTGGAGAGCGACGACGCGGGACGGATCTACCTCACCGCGTACGAGCACAACGCGATCCTGCGCCGGCACCCGGACGGGCACCTGGAGACGGTCGCCCACGATCCACGCATGCTCTGGCCGGACACCATGTCGGTCGCCACCGACGGGCACCTCTACTTCACCGCCAACCAGTTGCACCGGCAGCCGGACTACCAGGGCGGGGTGGATCGTCGGCAACGGCCGTACCTGCTGTTCCGGGTGCCGATCGACGCCGGCCCGGTGCTGCTGAGGTAG